From a single Endozoicomonas euniceicola genomic region:
- the mrdA gene encoding penicillin-binding protein 2: MPANTLKDHKAEQRIVGTRVWLALFFMIVLVFVLIARLFYLQVLRYDEMSTQSEENRVLLQTIPPVRGLIYDTHGKLLAMNRSSRSLTIVRERAGDLDQLIENISTLVPVTDNERRRFDQRVRRRRPYEPIPLKFNLDDEQIATIAVNQFRLPGVEIDADLVRYYPEGSIFSHSVGYVGRINDRELKTLEPALYSGTYVTGKIGLEKYYESMLLGKPGYQEVETNARGRVLRILNQVPSEPGKDLELYLDTELQKVAIEALDGRRGAIVAMDPKTGGVLAMVSNPSFDPNLFVTGIDYETFNGLNKNIERPLYNRATLGEYPPASTIKPVIGLALLANDVVDKNTRIYDKGWFQLPGSEHRFRNWNRRGDGWVNLSKAIYRSNDTFFYNQAGKLGVDRMHDFLSQFGLGRRTGIDIGEERPGLLPSREWKRGVYGQPWYPGETVIAIIGQGYNLATPLQLAEFTTILANRGKHVQPRLVKEDIPDIQSPEWGHDVDARDEDWNLVIDAMEDVIKNPRGTAHWRIGRNLKYRIAGKTGTAQVVSIPQGEEYDAERLKEFERDHSLFVAFAPVEDPQIAISVIVENDKGATNVAKTIMDHYLLPRLNPSLTHGLSVDEALKAKVTN, from the coding sequence ATGCCAGCGAATACCTTAAAGGATCATAAAGCGGAGCAACGGATTGTCGGCACCCGAGTCTGGCTGGCGTTGTTCTTTATGATTGTTTTGGTGTTTGTGCTGATAGCCCGGCTATTTTACCTTCAGGTGCTGCGTTACGATGAAATGTCGACGCAGTCTGAAGAAAACCGGGTTCTGCTACAAACCATCCCCCCGGTTCGCGGTCTGATTTATGACACCCATGGCAAGCTGCTGGCGATGAATCGTTCCAGCCGCAGTTTGACCATTGTTCGTGAACGGGCAGGCGACCTTGATCAACTGATCGAAAACATATCAACATTAGTACCGGTTACTGACAATGAACGACGCCGCTTTGATCAACGGGTAAGACGTCGCCGTCCCTATGAACCCATTCCCCTGAAATTTAACCTGGACGATGAACAGATCGCCACAATAGCGGTCAACCAGTTCCGGTTGCCGGGTGTTGAAATTGATGCTGATCTGGTTCGGTACTATCCGGAAGGCAGTATTTTTTCCCACTCAGTAGGCTACGTTGGACGGATAAATGACCGGGAACTGAAAACCCTCGAACCGGCTCTTTACAGCGGTACTTACGTGACCGGCAAAATTGGTCTGGAGAAGTATTACGAATCCATGTTGCTGGGTAAGCCCGGCTATCAGGAAGTCGAAACCAATGCTCGTGGACGGGTACTGAGGATTTTAAATCAGGTTCCCTCGGAACCAGGCAAAGATCTTGAACTGTACCTGGATACGGAGTTGCAGAAAGTTGCGATTGAAGCCCTGGATGGGCGGCGTGGCGCTATTGTCGCTATGGACCCCAAGACCGGTGGGGTTTTAGCCATGGTCAGTAATCCATCGTTTGATCCGAACCTGTTTGTCACAGGCATTGATTATGAGACTTTCAATGGCCTGAATAAAAACATTGAACGACCGTTGTATAACCGTGCGACGCTGGGTGAGTACCCGCCGGCATCAACCATTAAACCCGTTATAGGTCTCGCTCTGCTGGCAAATGACGTGGTGGACAAAAATACCCGTATATACGACAAGGGCTGGTTTCAGCTGCCGGGCAGTGAGCATCGTTTCCGTAACTGGAACCGGCGAGGTGACGGCTGGGTGAATTTATCCAAGGCCATTTATCGCTCTAACGATACCTTTTTCTACAATCAGGCTGGAAAACTGGGGGTAGACCGGATGCATGATTTTCTCAGCCAGTTTGGCCTGGGGCGGCGCACCGGCATTGATATCGGCGAAGAACGTCCGGGGCTTCTGCCATCCCGTGAATGGAAGCGAGGTGTTTATGGGCAGCCCTGGTATCCGGGCGAAACGGTTATCGCCATTATTGGACAGGGCTACAATCTGGCGACACCTCTGCAACTGGCTGAGTTCACAACCATTCTGGCGAACCGGGGCAAGCATGTGCAGCCACGACTGGTTAAGGAAGATATACCTGATATCCAGAGCCCTGAGTGGGGGCATGATGTGGATGCCAGGGATGAGGACTGGAACCTGGTTATTGACGCCATGGAAGATGTGATCAAAAATCCCCGGGGAACGGCTCACTGGCGAATTGGTCGTAACCTCAAATACCGCATCGCAGGTAAGACAGGAACGGCACAGGTAGTGAGTATCCCGCAAGGGGAAGAGTACGATGCTGAACGCCTGAAAGAGTTCGAACGGGATCACAGCCTGTTTGTCGCGTTTGCACCGGTTGAAGACCCTCAGATTGCTATTTCAGTCATTGTGGAAAACGACAAAGGTGCGACAAATGTGGCCAAGACCATTATGGATCATTATCTGTTACCCAGACTGAATCCATCTCTGACCCACGGGCTGTCAGTGGATGAGGCTCTGAAAGCGAAGGTGACAAACTGA
- the rlmH gene encoding 23S rRNA (pseudouridine(1915)-N(3))-methyltransferase RlmH, translating to MRIRLITVGSKMPGWVEEGYTEYSRRLGADLKLELVEIPLNRRSKGADVNRLQEKEANQMLAAVGQGDRVVTMEIKGKAWSTEQLADKMGDWMHSGRNVSLLVGGPEGLHPSCMARADLRWSLSPLTLPHPMVRVIVAEQVYRAWSILKNHPYHK from the coding sequence ATGCGTATCAGGCTGATTACGGTTGGGTCGAAAATGCCGGGCTGGGTGGAAGAAGGTTATACCGAATATAGCCGCCGCCTGGGGGCAGACCTGAAGCTGGAACTGGTTGAGATTCCTCTCAACCGCCGCAGCAAAGGCGCAGACGTTAACCGTCTGCAGGAAAAAGAAGCCAACCAGATGCTGGCTGCCGTCGGGCAAGGCGACCGGGTGGTGACCATGGAGATTAAAGGCAAGGCCTGGAGCACTGAGCAGCTCGCCGACAAAATGGGCGACTGGATGCACTCTGGTCGCAATGTCAGCCTGCTGGTAGGCGGTCCGGAAGGCCTGCACCCCAGCTGTATGGCACGGGCCGATCTGCGCTGGTCTTTATCGCCCTTGACGCTGCCCCACCCAATGGTTCGGGTGATCGTGGCGGAACAGGTGTATCGAGCCTGGAGTATCTTAAAAAATCATCCTTATCATAAATAG
- the rsfS gene encoding ribosome silencing factor, translating into MQSDQLKQLVIEAIEEMKGNDLTCLDVSEMTDVTDYMIIACGTSNRHVKSVADNVVQKCKENGVRPLGMEGQDKAEWVLVDLGDVVVHVMLPATRAFYDLERLWETGRVEQAAEAAEA; encoded by the coding sequence ATGCAATCTGATCAATTAAAGCAGCTGGTTATCGAAGCCATTGAGGAAATGAAAGGCAATGACCTGACATGTCTGGATGTATCTGAAATGACGGACGTAACCGACTACATGATTATCGCCTGTGGTACGTCTAACCGTCACGTGAAATCTGTGGCCGACAATGTTGTGCAAAAGTGCAAGGAAAACGGTGTTCGCCCCCTGGGCATGGAAGGTCAGGACAAAGCAGAATGGGTTCTGGTTGACCTGGGTGATGTAGTCGTACACGTCATGCTCCCTGCTACCCGCGCGTTCTACGATCTGGAGCGTCTGTGGGAAACCGGGCGTGTCGAGCAGGCAGCGGAAGCCGCTGAAGCCTGA
- a CDS encoding glutamate-5-semialdehyde dehydrogenase, whose translation MTEQVTEYMHGLGRKAREASALMAKAETSDKNKALLIIADELKAAREALRKANATDLENGRKRGLDSALLDRLELTDARIDIMVENLEQVAALPDPVGTIDDMKYLPSGIQVGQMRVPLGVIGIIYESRPNVTIEAASLCLKSGNAVILRGGSEAIASNQAIAACVQKGLTKAGLPEAVVQVVETTDRAAVGTLIAMPEYVDVIVPRGGKGLIERISKDARVPVIKHLDGICHVYLDDKADVSKAVNIAINAKTHRYGVCNAMETLLVNQAVADRLLPELATQYREIGVELRGCSEVCRILPDAVAATEEDWVTEYLGPVLSIRVVADMDEAIAHINHYGSHHTDAIVTEDYTRSRRFLREVDSSSVMVNASTRFADGFEYGLGAEIGVSTDKIHARGPVGLQGLTSQKYVVFGDGHIRK comes from the coding sequence GTGACAGAACAGGTAACTGAATACATGCACGGTCTTGGGCGCAAGGCCCGGGAAGCCAGTGCCTTGATGGCAAAGGCAGAAACCAGTGATAAGAATAAGGCATTGCTGATCATTGCTGACGAGCTGAAGGCCGCGCGGGAAGCTTTGCGAAAAGCCAATGCCACTGATCTTGAAAACGGCCGCAAACGGGGTTTGGACAGTGCCTTGCTGGATCGTCTGGAACTGACCGATGCCCGCATTGATATTATGGTGGAAAACCTGGAACAGGTTGCAGCCCTGCCAGACCCGGTGGGCACCATCGACGACATGAAATACCTCCCCAGTGGTATTCAGGTGGGGCAGATGCGTGTACCGCTGGGTGTGATTGGCATCATCTACGAGTCTCGCCCGAATGTCACGATTGAAGCCGCCAGCCTGTGCCTCAAGTCCGGTAATGCCGTAATTCTCCGTGGTGGCAGTGAGGCGATTGCCTCCAACCAGGCTATTGCTGCCTGTGTTCAGAAAGGGCTGACAAAAGCGGGGTTGCCGGAAGCGGTTGTGCAGGTGGTGGAAACCACGGACCGTGCTGCCGTTGGTACCCTGATTGCCATGCCTGAGTATGTGGATGTTATTGTTCCCCGTGGCGGCAAAGGGCTGATTGAACGCATCAGCAAAGACGCCAGAGTCCCTGTGATCAAGCATCTGGATGGCATCTGCCACGTTTATCTGGATGACAAAGCGGATGTCTCCAAAGCGGTGAATATCGCCATCAACGCCAAAACACACCGCTATGGTGTCTGCAATGCCATGGAGACCCTGCTGGTAAACCAGGCCGTCGCTGACAGACTGCTGCCTGAACTGGCAACGCAGTACCGTGAAATTGGCGTGGAACTTCGGGGCTGTTCCGAGGTCTGTCGTATACTGCCTGACGCTGTGGCCGCCACAGAGGAAGACTGGGTGACGGAATACCTTGGCCCGGTGTTGTCGATCAGGGTAGTGGCGGATATGGATGAAGCTATCGCGCATATCAATCACTATGGTTCGCACCATACCGATGCCATTGTGACCGAAGATTACACCCGTAGTCGCCGCTTCCTGCGCGAAGTCGACTCCAGCTCGGTGATGGTCAATGCCTCAACCCGCTTTGCGGACGGGTTTGAGTACGGCCTGGGTGCTGAAATCGGCGTTTCTACCGACAAAATTCATGCCCGTGGCCCTGTCGGCCTGCAAGGACTGACTTCGCAAAAATACGTAGTGTTCGGGGACGGTCATATCCGGAAATAA
- a CDS encoding transposase produces the protein MRAFKYRIYPNVEQKVLIAKHFGCSRHVYNWALSEKDKHYKETGKSLTRRRLQDRLVASKKDDKEWLTEVNSQSLLASLANLDAAFFNFFQGRAGFPKFKSKYSGWQSFQCPQHVTVDFEKAVINLPKLKGIKAKLHRPFSGTVKTVTVKRSPSGKYFASVLVDDGAVDPAPSTIEPEATIGLDVGLTHFLIDSEGNKTENPRILKASLTRLAVEQKKLARKKKGSGSRAKQKRKVSIIHEQVANRRYDFIHQATANLADKSHATTFAVEDLNIKGMVKNHKLSRAIQDAGWGMFLTTLEYKCRWNGKNLIRIGRFEPSSKLCNDCKYKMESMPLSVREWLCPGCLSLNIRWDAAIV, from the coding sequence ATGAGAGCATTCAAGTACAGAATCTATCCCAACGTCGAACAGAAGGTGCTTATTGCAAAGCACTTTGGTTGCTCTCGTCATGTCTATAACTGGGCGTTGTCTGAAAAGGACAAACATTACAAAGAAACCGGAAAGAGTCTGACAAGGAGGCGACTTCAGGATCGTCTGGTTGCCAGCAAAAAAGACGATAAAGAGTGGTTGACTGAAGTCAACAGCCAAAGTCTTCTGGCTTCTCTTGCTAATCTGGATGCGGCATTTTTCAATTTCTTTCAGGGGCGAGCCGGGTTCCCGAAATTCAAGTCAAAATATTCTGGCTGGCAGTCTTTTCAGTGCCCCCAGCATGTGACGGTTGATTTTGAAAAAGCGGTCATCAACCTGCCAAAACTCAAAGGAATAAAGGCAAAGTTACATCGTCCTTTTTCTGGAACGGTAAAAACTGTCACGGTCAAGCGATCACCGTCCGGCAAATACTTTGCAAGTGTACTGGTCGACGATGGAGCTGTTGACCCGGCTCCATCAACCATTGAGCCTGAAGCCACAATTGGGCTTGATGTTGGGTTGACGCATTTTCTCATTGACAGTGAAGGTAACAAGACAGAGAACCCACGCATCCTGAAGGCTTCGCTGACTCGACTTGCCGTAGAACAGAAGAAGCTCGCCAGAAAGAAAAAAGGATCAGGAAGCAGGGCAAAGCAAAAGCGCAAAGTATCCATAATCCATGAACAAGTAGCCAATCGTCGCTACGACTTCATACACCAGGCAACAGCAAATCTGGCTGACAAAAGCCACGCAACCACATTTGCTGTAGAAGACCTCAATATCAAGGGCATGGTCAAAAACCATAAACTCTCCAGAGCAATACAAGATGCAGGCTGGGGAATGTTTCTGACGACGCTGGAATACAAATGTCGCTGGAATGGCAAGAACCTGATTCGTATAGGAAGGTTTGAGCCAAGCTCCAAATTGTGCAATGACTGCAAATACAAAATGGAGTCGATGCCCCTGTCTGTGCGGGAGTGGTTGTGTCCGGGTTGCTTGTCTCTGAATATTCGCTGGGATGCAGCGATTGTGTAA
- a CDS encoding ATP-binding response regulator — protein MSWFKMYLAEHSTESPEDAERILLVDDNPTNLQVLLQTLNGRGYKLLIAKNGESALRVAHKAKPALVLLDIMMPGMDGYEVCRQLKEDPATSKITVIFLSALDDTKDKVRGLETGAVDFISKPFQAEEVIARVETQLKIHRLEQALSARNRQLEADKANILESMNEGIFGLDSRGRITFANAAAANMLGWSIDSLIGQGLISMMLGEAGDGARGQHLAPIQVALNKGVSKMVEDSLFWHKDGTPFPVYYSCTPILEDDRLTGAVVVFRDITEPKRNQEALQKALDELDQQKDKLTHVSRLSTMGEMAAGFAHEVNQPLTAISNYAQVAKRMMTRLEHKDDPMYESIYEAMDKINTQARRAGDIIARIRSFVKKPDHVLSSVDPHKLLCDTVKLAEVDARNNHMEIHMDVPTDLPAVKVDPVQIQQVALNLIRNGMEAMCQSEHRYIGVWVKAERFEERFVKVSVIDRGYGLADDAEEKLFTPFYTTKADGMGIGLSVCHSIIQSHNGRMSFQRHPEGGTIFEFTMPVVE, from the coding sequence TTGAGCTGGTTTAAGATGTATCTGGCAGAACATTCTACAGAATCCCCGGAAGACGCAGAGCGAATTCTTCTGGTCGACGACAATCCCACCAACCTGCAAGTGTTGTTACAAACCCTGAATGGTCGCGGCTATAAGCTGCTAATCGCCAAAAATGGTGAAAGTGCCCTGAGAGTTGCCCATAAGGCGAAACCGGCGCTGGTATTGCTGGACATCATGATGCCGGGCATGGATGGCTATGAAGTCTGTCGCCAGCTGAAGGAAGACCCGGCTACCAGCAAAATAACAGTGATTTTTCTCTCGGCGCTGGATGACACCAAAGATAAGGTTCGTGGTCTGGAAACCGGGGCGGTTGATTTTATTTCCAAGCCATTTCAGGCAGAAGAAGTCATTGCCAGGGTAGAAACCCAGCTGAAGATTCATCGTCTGGAGCAGGCCCTGTCAGCCCGCAACCGTCAGTTGGAAGCCGACAAAGCCAATATTCTGGAAAGCATGAACGAAGGGATTTTTGGCTTGGACAGCCGGGGACGAATTACCTTCGCTAATGCCGCCGCTGCCAATATGCTTGGCTGGTCCATTGACAGCCTGATTGGTCAGGGGCTCATTTCCATGATGCTGGGTGAAGCGGGTGATGGTGCCCGCGGTCAGCACCTGGCGCCTATTCAGGTTGCTCTGAATAAAGGGGTCAGCAAGATGGTGGAAGACAGCCTGTTCTGGCACAAGGATGGAACGCCCTTTCCGGTTTATTACTCCTGCACACCGATTCTGGAAGATGACAGGCTGACCGGGGCTGTGGTGGTGTTCCGTGATATCACCGAACCTAAACGCAATCAGGAAGCCCTGCAAAAAGCACTGGATGAACTGGATCAGCAGAAAGACAAGCTGACCCATGTTTCCCGCCTGAGCACCATGGGAGAGATGGCCGCCGGTTTTGCCCACGAGGTGAACCAGCCCCTGACCGCGATTTCCAACTACGCCCAGGTGGCAAAACGTATGATGACCCGACTGGAGCACAAGGATGATCCTATGTACGAGTCTATTTACGAAGCCATGGATAAAATCAATACTCAGGCCCGTAGGGCGGGGGATATTATCGCCCGCATTCGCTCCTTTGTGAAAAAGCCGGACCATGTGCTCAGCAGTGTTGATCCGCACAAGCTATTGTGTGACACCGTCAAGCTGGCAGAAGTGGACGCACGTAACAACCACATGGAAATTCACATGGACGTACCGACAGACCTGCCGGCGGTAAAAGTTGATCCGGTGCAGATTCAGCAGGTGGCGCTCAACCTGATTCGCAACGGTATGGAAGCGATGTGTCAGTCGGAACACCGTTATATTGGTGTCTGGGTGAAAGCCGAGCGTTTTGAGGAACGTTTTGTGAAAGTGTCGGTTATTGACCGGGGCTATGGACTGGCTGACGACGCGGAAGAAAAACTGTTTACACCGTTTTATACGACCAAGGCTGATGGTATGGGAATTGGCCTGTCCGTCTGTCACTCCATTATCCAGTCGCACAATGGGCGCATGAGTTTCCAGAGACATCCGGAAGGCGGCACTATTTTTGAGTTCACTATGCCGGTGGTGGAGTGA